The Brassica oleracea var. oleracea cultivar TO1000 chromosome C6, BOL, whole genome shotgun sequence genome includes a region encoding these proteins:
- the LOC106298711 gene encoding uncharacterized protein LOC106298711: protein MGNETKSNGASSLGGGGGGFRAKMEHYVYSGEKKHVLAGIGIFTVIFGIPWYLMNRGSNNHRSHQDYMEKADKARKARLSSSPSPSSDK from the exons ATGGGGAATGAGACGAAGAGCAATGGAGCATCAAGCTTGGGTGGAGGAGGAGGAGGGTTTAGGGCAAAGATGGAGCACTATGTGTACAGTGGGGAAAAGAAGCACGTTTTGGCAGGGATCGGGATATTCACCGTCATCTTCGGCATCCCTTGGTATCTTATGAATCGAG GATCAAACAACCACCGGTCTCACCAAGATTACATGGAAAAGGCTGATAAAGCTAGAAAAGCTCGTCTCTCTTCATCTCCATCCCCATCCTCTGACAAGTAG